A stretch of Besnoitia besnoiti strain Bb-Ger1 chromosome III, whole genome shotgun sequence DNA encodes these proteins:
- a CDS encoding hypothetical protein (encoded by transcript BESB_046360): MSGCRNTPGAAARLLRGRAVAVLLLALSWHQFRGDQESLVTPCSAVRFFKVLTTVTGALGINDAIRRTARSAVRSTVQKAMEKNASKSLDALKSEVERGRKSRDDDDDDDEDKPTERAPSAVATVANKLLSASGVGSLVGAGAALAAAHTGGIGHMQKKLKEAGLSPLGDIVTEQAKEFMGEGGRNGPQKHSRDDEDDDEESDRGRRKHRHHHDDD; encoded by the coding sequence ATGTCTGGGTGTAGAAACAccccgggggcggcggcgaggctgctcagagggcgagcggtcgccgtcctccttctcgcgctaAGCTGGCACCAGTTCCGTGGAGACCAGGAGTCCCTAGTGACGCCCTGCTCTGCCGTGCGTTTTTTTAAAGTGCTTACAACTGTTACCGGGGCTCTCGGCATCAACGATGCGATCAGAAGGACTGCGAGGAGTGCAGTGCGGTCTACAGTCCAGAAGGCCATGGAAAAGAACGCGAGTAAGTCCTTGGACGCGCTCAAAAGTGAGGTGGAACGTGGAAGGAAAAGTCGCGATGACGACGATGACGATGATGAAGACAAGCCTACAGAAAGGGCACCCAGTGCGGTTGCAACAGTCGCGAACAAACTTCTGAGTGCATCAGGCGTCGGCAGTTTGGTCGGAGCTGGAGCCGCATTAGCAGCGGCTCACACAGGCGGGATCGGCCACATGCAGAAGAAACTCAAGGAAGccggcctctctcctcttggGGATATCGTGACTGAACAGGCTAAAGAATTCATGGGTGAGGGCGGCCGCAACGGCCCGCAGAAACACTCGCGCGatgacgaggacgacgatgAAGAGAGCGACAGGGGAAGACGCAAACATCGACACCACCACGACGACGACTAA